In one window of Lytechinus pictus isolate F3 Inbred chromosome 19, Lp3.0, whole genome shotgun sequence DNA:
- the LOC129283073 gene encoding ras-related and estrogen-regulated growth inhibitor-like, with translation MEILDVGPEISINDELVAWADAILLVYSITDPKSMRALHDLRPKLDEARSVKSTPLAFMVLGNKSDLMHARKVFTKEGEKFAKELGCSYLEISAADSYQQIVDLFHELYREAKMYKLGTKSSLLGRMFGHAREKKTMTL, from the exons ATGGAGATTCTCGACGTTGGACCCGAG ATCTCCATCAATGACGAGCTTGTTGCCTGGGCTGATGCAATTCTTCTTGTGTACTCCATTACTGATCCGAAAAGCATGAGGGCGCTTCACGATTTGAGACCAAAGCTGGATGAAGCTAGAAGCGTGAAAAGTACCCCTCTTGCCTTCATGGTATTGGGAAACAAATCAGATTTAATGCACGCGAGGAAAGTCTTTACCAAAGAAG GAGAGAAGTTTGCCAAAGAACTTGGGTGTTCGTACCTCGAAATCTCCGCAGCGGACTCTTACCAACAAATCGTAGATCTCTTCCACGAGCTATACCGTGAAGCCAAAATGTACAAACTCGGAACCAAATCCTCGCTGCTAGGTCGGATGTTCGGGCATGCGCGTGAGAAGAAAACAATGACGCTTTAA
- the LOC129282664 gene encoding uncharacterized protein LOC129282664, which yields MGILEWKIWLILPALSCAYVLGQDMVNVRGCPTNINVGTDQGKNVASVEWIEPKFTDNEEQRVIPLRSHAPGDSFFVGKTTVRYTAYFMGTKASCAFSIVVQDTEAPVFSTCPTSVVTTTDPGEPFASGVTWERPSATDNIRLADFRSNTPIGSRFLMGVTKVTYWATDPSGNRGECRFNVIVEDRENPTLHQCPSNMVVNANPKETFRSINWTEPVARDNSEVARVTSTHRNGSLFALGTTHVRYTAEDYSGNSGTCSFFVTLRVRVPDEQIFIRNYTTSSIDIAWPETSDPEASSYLIYVWPSGGREPSASNHLYHAINRIESFASRRLSSLMVGVEYDIKVVVTGANHVMRTTQRTRPAAPNNVSILPSSITPVGLKLLWKPANGSFESHEITVRRLSDRSVIFSKHVEKNVNSLQVTALEPYTGYKVSIRTISGYSSGVTRSEEIHMFAKTALMPPSGILVREMTADTIIILGNTYPYDDDEDDDDESVHDSIFDPIEMTSQNSDAHILFIYSEKGDLFTDVVFNQGVWSYTFRDLNPVTSYTIRVVNNQNGVAFETNSTTKPAPVTDLFISAIDSSSATVQWAHAIGSRDRYEITLTPTPKHKHRTMPIRTRNDVITFTGLEAGTTYDMRIITRKGILTSEDRHLKLTPGRDRAVSMYRARESTCLSPIIACGLLGAALLVCLLYFIAVFIFSRNFPAKLRTRRPSENEYENPSQHQYSSYLNSLNNRVALMRRPESNTYNQPYHVRASRTLSRLPRRSRTHHTLHRTQSESVIYYNLSD from the exons ATGGGGATCCTTGAGTGGAAAATATGGTTGATATTACCAGCTCTTTCCTGTGCTTACGTTCTCG GACAAGACATGGTGAACGTGAGAGGGTGCCCTACTAACATCAATGTCGGAACGGATCAAGGCAAGAATGTAGCCAGTGTGGAATGGATCGAGCCAAAGTTTACTGACAACGAAGAGCAGAGGGTCATACCTCTAAGATCGCATGCACCGGGAGACAG TTTCTTTGTAGGTAAAACAACAGTTAGATACACAGCTTACTTCATGGGCACCAAGGCATCGTGTGCTTTCAGTATCGTTGTGCAAG ACACAGAAGCCCCAGTATTTTCAACATGCCCGACAAGTGTGGTCACCACAACTGACCCAGGGGAACCTTTTGCTTCCGGGGTCACGTGGGAAAGGCCCTCCGCAACAGATAACATCCGATTGGCTGACTTCCGTTCGAATACACCAATAGGATCACGGTTCCTAATGGGCGTGACCAAAGTGACATACTGGGCTACTGACCCGAGCGGTAACAGAGGAGAATGCAGATTCAATGTTATAGTAGAAG ATAGGGAAAACCCAACACTCCATCAGTGTCCATCAAACATGGTGGTCAATGCCAACCCAAAAGAGACATTTCGGAGTATAAACTGGACCGAACCGGTGGCTCGGGACAATTCGGAAGTCGCTCGGGTAACTTCGACTCATCGTAATGGATCGTTGTTCGCTCTCGGAACGACACACGTACGATATACGGCCGAGGACTACTCGGGAAACAGCGGTACCTGCTCGTTTTTCGTCACATTGAGGG TCAGAGTGCCAGACGAACAGATTTTCATCCGTAACTACACCACTTCGTCCATTGACATAGCCTGGCCCGAGACGTCCGACCCGGAGGCATCAAGCTACCTCATCTACGTATGGCCATCAGGCGGAAGGGAGCCCTCTGCGTCGAACCATCTGTACCATGCTATAAACAGGATTGAGAGCTTTGCGTCAAGACGTCTCAGTTCATTGATGGTAGGAGTAGAGTATGACATCAAAGTGGTTGTGACGGGAGCGAATCACGTGATGAGAACCACACAGAGAACCA GACCTGCAGCTCCTAACAATGTATCAATTTTACCGAGTAGTATCACACCAGTCGGATTAAAGTTACTGTGGAAGCCGGCTAACGGTTCCTTTGAAAGTCACGAAATCACGGTTCGTCGGTTATCCGACAGGAGCGTCATCTTCTCCAAGCATGTAGAGAAAAATGTGAACTCACTCCAGGTTACCGCTTTGGAACCGTACACAGGTTACAAGGTTTCGATTCGGACTATTAGCGGCTATTCATCTGGTGTAACAAGGAGTGAGGAAATACACATGTTTGCAAAAACAG CCTTGATGCCTCCATCCGGGATATTAGTGCGTGAGATGACTGCTGACACTATCATTATATTGGGAAACACCTATCCATACGATGACGACGAAGACGATGACGACGAAAGTGTCCACGATAGCATCTTCGACCCCATAgagatgacgtcacaaaacaGCGATGCACACATTCTTTTCATCTACTCCGAAAAGGGAGATTTATTTACGGATGTAGTCTTCAACCAAGGAGTCTGGAGTTATACGTTTCGTGATCTGAATCCGGTGACGAGCTACACGATCAGGGTGGTAAATAATCAAAATGGCGTCGCGTTTGAGACAAATTCAACTACAA AACCAGCACCAGTTACCGATCTATTCATATCTGCCATTGATAGCTCCTCGGCGACCGTCCAATGGGCACACGCTATTGGATCACGTGACAGATATGAGATCACTCTTACTCCAACGCCAAAACATAAGCATCGGACTATGCCTATCAGAACAAGGAATGACGTCATTACTTTCACCGGTCTTGAAGCCGGAACTACGTACGATATGCGCATTATTACGCGAAAGGGCATTTTAACCAGTGAGGACAGACACTTAAAATTAACGCCAGGAAGAGATCGAGCAGTGTCGATGTACAGAGCAAGAG AAAGTACTTGTCTATCACCAATCATCGCCTGTGGGTTGCTTGGTGCAGCTCTTCTGGTCTGTCTGCTTTACTTCATTGCAGTATTTATCTTCAGTAGAAACTTCCCAGCG AAACTCCGTACTCGTCGACCATCGGAGAACGAGTACGAGAACCCTTCACAGCACCAGTACTCTTCCTACCTGAACTCGCTGAATAACCGGGTAGCCCTGATGAGACGACCGGAAAGCAATACCTACAACCAACCTTACCACGTCAGGGCCAGTAGGACGTTAAGTAGGTTACCAAGAAGATCAAGGACTCATCACACGTTGCACAG GACGCAGAGTGAATCTGTGATTTATTACAACCTATCAGACTGA